A region from the Citrobacter koseri ATCC BAA-895 genome encodes:
- a CDS encoding LysR family transcriptional regulator: MRINLDVLLILDAIDKHGSFAAAAGSLFKTPAALSYMIQKLENDLDIELLDRSGHRAKFTDTGRMMLEKGRLLLNAAKDLEKQAVQLSSGWEKELAIALDDSFPFETLLPVIDAFYALNKQTRLNFTHHTLAGSWEELTHNGADIILGAINEPPTSAAWSYKMLGTLDNVFVVAPSHPLAAATDGLTNEQLCLHRAVVISDSARFCHPLQSNLMDEQPQIRVDDFDSKVTLLRAGLGCGFLPRHIVRPWLATGELVEKSVISFRQKDVAYMAWRNHSDGLAQRWWREALLASPEVAQLYQ, translated from the coding sequence ATGCGAATCAATCTGGACGTTCTGCTCATTCTTGATGCTATCGACAAACACGGCTCGTTTGCCGCTGCGGCCGGGTCGCTGTTTAAAACCCCCGCGGCGCTTAGCTATATGATTCAGAAACTGGAAAACGATCTCGATATTGAGCTTCTCGATCGCTCTGGCCACCGGGCGAAATTTACCGATACCGGACGAATGATGCTGGAAAAAGGGCGTCTGCTGCTCAACGCCGCAAAAGACCTGGAGAAACAAGCCGTGCAGTTAAGCTCTGGCTGGGAAAAAGAGCTGGCGATAGCGCTGGATGATTCCTTCCCTTTCGAGACGCTGCTGCCCGTTATTGATGCGTTTTATGCGCTGAATAAGCAAACGCGCCTCAATTTTACACACCATACGCTGGCGGGATCGTGGGAAGAGCTGACGCACAACGGCGCGGACATCATTCTCGGCGCAATTAACGAGCCTCCGACCTCCGCCGCCTGGTCATATAAAATGCTCGGCACCCTGGACAACGTATTTGTGGTCGCGCCTTCGCACCCGCTGGCCGCCGCCACGGACGGTCTGACCAATGAGCAACTCTGTCTGCACCGGGCGGTGGTGATCAGCGACAGCGCCCGCTTCTGCCATCCCTTGCAATCCAATTTAATGGATGAGCAGCCGCAAATTCGCGTGGATGACTTCGACAGCAAAGTGACGCTGCTGCGCGCCGGTTTAGGGTGCGGATTCCTCCCCCGCCATATTGTCAGACCGTGGCTTGCCACCGGCGAGCTGGTGGAGAAATCCGTCATCTCTTTTCGGCAGAAAGATGTCGCCTATATGGCATGGCGCAACCACAGCGACGGTCTGGCGCAGCGCTGGTGGCGAGAAGCCCTGCTCGCCAGCCCGGAAGTCGCGCAGCTCTATCAGTGA